A single Oncorhynchus nerka isolate Pitt River linkage group LG10, Oner_Uvic_2.0, whole genome shotgun sequence DNA region contains:
- the LOC115135914 gene encoding LOW QUALITY PROTEIN: A-kinase anchor protein 10, mitochondrial-like (The sequence of the model RefSeq protein was modified relative to this genomic sequence to represent the inferred CDS: inserted 2 bases in 1 codon) — protein sequence MSFFRRKAKGKEPEQPVDAKVNRALVAPASPHSPSHSLRNHHAILEVAGPSHVAINAISANMDSFAHGRTAILKKQPSHMEAAHFGDLGHSSVNYLASETRSRLSKTVDQILRDNVAMPYYIQFQEARGSDHLVRFWLEAESFRSTSWCRVRANSLNSIKHSSLAEPASTPVSPDPSSPPDMDLPSVPRPPSSHPFTPSPQEINSNSSECPTAQLVHRDSFSSLVDQRPGTPSREDTPQAEXSRTGTPFKLQSTHALKELSDKLMKSIESDAVNIFTKYISPDAARPIPITEQIRNDIVGKICGEDGMVDPNCFVIAQSVVFSIMEQQHFSEFLRSHHFCKYQMEVLTSGSVFLADILFCESALFYFSEYMEKEDAVNILQFWLAADNFQDQLAAMAGQYDGQEAQNDAMILYDKYFSLQATKPLGFDDSVRMEIESNICREGGPLPDCFTTPLRQAWTTMEKVYMPGFLSSNLYYKYLSDLINSVRADEFVLASAPGQGVAPDGDRSTNATEGSQTQQATKKVAAVKILKNFDEAITVDIASLDPESLYQRPYAGRMTFGKVNELGQFIREAEPEPDVKKSKGSMLSLAMKKLVQGNSDEAQEEMAWKIAKMIVNDVVHQAHHNSPDKSTKL from the exons CCCTGGTAGCTCCAGCAAGCCCCCACTCCCCCTCCCATAGCCTCCGTAACCACCATGCCATCCTGGAGGTGGCGGGGCCCAGCCACGTGGCCATCAACGCCATCTCTGCAAACATGGACTCCTTTGCCCACGGACGCACGGCCATCCTCAAGAAACAGCCCAGCCACATGGAGGCTGCACACTTTGGGGATCTGG GGCACTCTAGTGTGAACTACCTGGCCTCTGAGACGCGTTCACGCCTGTCTAAGACAGTGGACCAGATCCTGCGGGACAATGTGGCCATGCCCTACTACATCCAGTTCCAGGAGGCCCGTGGGTCCGACCACTTGGTCCGCTTTTGGCTGGAGGCAGAGAGCTTCCGCTCAACCAGCTGGTGCCGGGTCCGGGCCAACAGTCTCAACTCCATCAAACACAGCTCCCTTGCCGAGCctgcctccacccctgtctcCCCCGACCCCTCCTCCCCCCCAGACATGGACCTACCCTCCGTCCCCAGGCCCCCCTCATCTCACCCCTTTACCCCCAGCCCCCAGGAgataaacagtaacagtagtgaATGCCCCACTGCGCAGCTCGTCCACAGGGATTCCTTTAGCTCCTTAGTGGACCAGAGGCCAGGCACCCCCAGCAGGGAAGATACCCCCCAGGCAGA TTCCAGGACAGGGACCCCCTTCAAGCTGCAGTCCACCCACGCCCTCAAGGAGCTCTCAGACAAGCTCATGAAga GTATAGAGAGCGATGCAGTGAACATCTTCACCAAGTACATCTCTCCAGACGCTGCTAGGCCCATCCCCATCACAGAACAGATTAGAAACGACATAGTCG GTAAAATCTGTGGCGAGGATGGAATGGTGGACCCAAACTGCTTTGTCATTGCACAGTCAGTCGTCTTCTCCATCATGGAGCAACA GCACTTTAGTGAATTCTTGCGCAGCCATCATTTCTGTAAGTACCAGATGGAAGTGTTGACCAGTGGCTCAGTGTTTCTGGCAGACATCTTGTTCTGTGAGTCGGCCCTATTCTACTTCTCTGAG TACATGGAGAAGGAGGACGCTGTGAATATCCTGCAGTTCTGGCTGGCAGCAGATAACttccaggaccagctggctgcAATGGCGGGCCAATACGACGGCCAGGAGGCCCAGAATGACGCCATGATCCTCTATGACAA GTATTTCTCACTCCAAGCCACCAAACCGCTGGGTTTCGATGACTCTGTGCGGATGGAGATAGAGTCTAATATATGCCGGGAAGGAGGGCCTCTACCAGACTGCTTCACCACTCCTCTCAGACAGGCCTGGACCACCATGGAAAAG GTCTACATGCCAGGCTTCCTGTCGAGTAACCTTTACTACAAGTATCTGAGTGACCTTATCAACTCTGTCCGAGCGGATGAGTTTGTCCTGGCCAGCGCTCCCGGTCAAGGCGTGGCCCCAGATGGTGACCGCAGCACCAATGCTACCGAGGGTTCTCAAACCCAG CAAGCTACCAAAAAGGTGGCAGCAGTGAAAATCCTGAAAAATTTTGACGAGGCGATAACGGTGGACATAGCCAGTTTGGATCCAGAGTCCCTGTACCAGCGCCCCTACGCTGG AAGAATGACGTTTGGGAAAGTGAACGAGCTGGGCCAGTTCATCAGGGAGGCCGAACCAGAGCCTgatgtgaagaaatccaaag GTTCCATGCTTTCTCTAGCCATGAAGAAACTTGTTCAAGGCAACTCAGATGAG GCCCAGGAGGAAATGGCCTGGAAGATCGCTAAGATGATCGTCAATGACGTAGTACACCAGGCGCACCACAACAGTCCTGACAAATCCACCAAA ttATGA